In the genome of Streptococcus mitis, one region contains:
- a CDS encoding FMN adenylyltransferase, with amino-acid sequence MNRYAVQLISRGAVNKIGNMLYDYGNSVWLASMGTIGQTVLGMYQISELVTSILVNPFGGVISDRFSRRKILMVTDLVCGILCLAISFIRNDSWMIGALIVANIVQAIAFAFSRTANKAIITEVVEKDEIVIYNSRLELVLQVVGVSSPVLSFLVLQFASLHMTLLLDSLTFFIAFVLVAFLPKEEAKVQEKKAFTGRDIFVDIKDGLHYIWHQQEIFFLLLVASSVNFFFAAFEFLLPFSNQLYGIEGAYASILTMGAIGSIIGALLASKIKANVYNLLILLALTGVGVFIMGLPLPNLLSFSGNLVCELFMTIFNIHFFTQVQTKVESEFLGRVLSTIFTLAILFMPIAKGFMTVLPSVHLSSFLIIGSGVIILSCISFIYVRTHFKKEI; translated from the coding sequence ATGAATCGCTATGCAGTACAGTTGATTAGTCGTGGAGCTGTTAACAAGATAGGAAATATGCTCTATGATTATGGAAATAGTGTTTGGTTGGCTTCCATGGGAACTATCGGACAGACAGTTTTAGGAATGTATCAGATTTCTGAACTCGTCACATCTATTCTCGTAAATCCTTTTGGTGGAGTTATATCAGACCGATTTTCTCGTCGTAAGATTTTAATGGTGACAGACCTTGTTTGTGGGATTCTTTGTCTGGCTATTTCGTTCATAAGGAATGACAGTTGGATGATTGGGGCTTTGATTGTTGCTAATATTGTGCAGGCTATTGCTTTTGCCTTTTCTCGTACAGCCAATAAAGCTATTATAACTGAAGTGGTGGAGAAAGATGAGATTGTGATCTATAACTCTCGCTTAGAACTAGTTTTGCAGGTTGTAGGTGTTAGTTCTCCTGTTCTTTCCTTCCTTGTTTTACAATTTGCAAGTCTCCATATGACGCTACTGCTAGACTCGCTGACTTTTTTCATTGCTTTTGTTCTAGTTGCTTTCCTTCCAAAAGAGGAAGCAAAAGTTCAAGAGAAAAAAGCTTTTACTGGGAGAGATATTTTTGTAGATATCAAGGATGGGTTACACTATATCTGGCATCAGCAAGAAATTTTCTTCCTTTTGCTGGTAGCTTCCAGCGTTAATTTCTTTTTTGCAGCTTTTGAATTTCTACTCCCCTTTTCAAATCAGCTTTACGGGATAGAAGGAGCCTATGCAAGTATTTTAACTATGGGGGCTATTGGTTCCATCATTGGGGCTCTTTTAGCTAGTAAAATTAAAGCTAATGTTTATAATCTTTTGATTTTACTGGCTTTGACAGGTGTCGGAGTTTTTATAATGGGATTACCACTTCCAAATTTGCTTTCCTTTTCTGGAAATTTAGTTTGTGAATTGTTTATGACGATTTTTAATATTCACTTTTTTACTCAAGTACAAACCAAGGTGGAGAGCGAATTTCTTGGGAGAGTACTAAGTACAATTTTTACCTTGGCTATTCTATTTATGCCTATTGCAAAAGGATTTATGACAGTCCTGCCAAGTGTCCATCTCTCTTCTTTCCTGATAATTGGGAGTGGTGTTATCATCTTGTCTTGTATATCGTTTATTTATGTTCGAACTCATTTTAAAAAAGAAATATAA
- a CDS encoding bacterocin transport accessory protein, producing MEQFLDNIKDLEVTTVARAQEALDKKETATFFIGRKTCPYCRKFAGTLAGVVAETKAHIYFINSEEPSQLNELQEFRSRYGIPTVPGFVHIADGQINVRCDSSMSAQEIKEFAGL from the coding sequence ATGGAACAATTTTTAGATAATATCAAAGACCTTGAAGTCACTACAGTTGCGCGTGCGCAAGAAGCTCTTGATAAAAAAGAAACTGCAACCTTCTTTATCGGTCGTAAAACTTGCCCTTACTGCCGTAAATTTGCTGGTACATTGGCAGGTGTCGTAGCTGAAACCAAAGCCCACATCTACTTCATCAATAGTGAAGAACCAAGCCAACTCAATGAGTTGCAAGAATTCCGCTCACGCTACGGAATCCCAACTGTACCAGGCTTTGTTCACATCGCAGATGGACAAATCAATGTCCGTTGCGACTCGTCAATGTCAGCACAAGAAATCAAAGAATTTGCAGGATTGTAA
- a CDS encoding MutR family transcriptional regulator, producing MEHLGKVFREFRTSGNYSLKEAAGESCSTSQLSRFELGESDLAVSRFFEILDNIHVTIENFMDKARNFHNHEHVAMMGQIVPLYYSNDIAGFQKLQREQLEKAKSSTNPLYFELNWILLQGLICQRDASYDMKQDDLDKVADYLFKTEEWTMYELILFGNLYSFYDVDYVTRIGREVMEREEFYQEIGRHKRLVLILALNCYQHCLEHLSFDNASYFETYTEKIIGKNISLYERNILHYLKGFALYQKGQCKEGCKQMQEAMHIFDVLGLPEQVAYYQEHYEKFVKD from the coding sequence ATGGAACATCTTGGAAAAGTATTTCGTGAATTTCGGACAAGTGGAAATTATTCCTTAAAAGAGGCTGCAGGCGAGTCCTGCTCAACCTCTCAGTTATCTCGCTTTGAGCTTGGGGAGTCTGACCTGGCAGTCTCGCGTTTCTTTGAGATTTTGGATAACATTCATGTAACGATTGAAAATTTCATGGATAAGGCAAGGAATTTTCATAATCATGAACATGTTGCCATGATGGGACAAATTGTGCCACTTTACTACTCAAATGATATTGCAGGTTTTCAAAAGCTTCAAAGAGAACAACTTGAAAAGGCTAAGAGTTCGACAAATCCCCTTTATTTTGAGCTGAACTGGATTTTGTTACAGGGTCTGATTTGTCAAAGAGATGCGAGTTATGATATGAAGCAGGATGATTTGGATAAGGTAGCAGATTATCTTTTCAAAACAGAAGAATGGACCATGTATGAGTTGATTCTTTTCGGGAACCTCTATAGTTTCTACGATGTGGACTATGTCACTCGGATTGGTAGAGAAGTTATGGAGAGGGAGGAGTTTTACCAAGAAATTGGGCGCCATAAGAGATTGGTGTTGATTTTGGCCCTCAATTGTTACCAGCATTGTTTAGAGCATCTTTCTTTTGACAATGCAAGCTATTTTGAGACTTATACAGAGAAGATCATTGGTAAAAACATTAGTCTTTATGAACGAAATATTTTACATTACCTAAAAGGCTTTGCCTTGTACCAAAAAGGACAGTGTAAAGAAGGTTGTAAGCAAATGCAAGAGGCCATGCATATTTTTGACGTGCTAGGTCTCCCAGAGCAAGTAGCCTACTATCAAGAACACTACGAAAAATTTGTCAAAGATTAA
- a CDS encoding pullulanase, translating into MYNYPMRIHYHRKNGEYDTCSFVKSQDQRIDLLTYKEDYFGALFNFEHPSSYALESLNFVVHTGQTSKEYAIRFNYYPLLTEVWILEGDDRIYYSENPAIASPFYKNQNPFAFDKAINSASFDHHWGYQGELGCRVENNQAHFALWAPTATEVQVIVYESATNDAPVWKTFDMERGNSYSYNHKDNTIGVWNLDVEEDLTGKAYQYQVQFPHHQTVTRDPYTIATSPDGKRSAILSHAEKQVENFEVKHGSEATWRLTNPCKAVICEMHIRDLTKSPSSGVDEHLRGTFLGAAQTGTVNQYGQSTCFDYIKKLGYNYVQLQPIADRHKEYDADGNVTYNWGYDPQNYNAPETSLSTNPDDPAQVIRDLKTMVQAYHDAGIGVIMDVVYNHTFSVVDAPFQTTVPDYYYRMNPDGTFQNGTGVGNETASEHEMFRKYMIDSLLYWVQEYNIDGFRFDLMGIHDVKTMQMIRQSLDEIDPNIILYGEGWDMGTGLAPYDKAKKDNAYEMPNIGFFNDNQRDAVKGGEVYGTIKSGFVSGAATEPILAKAILGSRELGTYTHPNQVLNYVEAHDNYNLHDLLATLHPDQSSEQIMRKVETATAMNLLMQGMAFMEIGQEFGRTKLVATGENGELTHDDRERAMNSYNAPDSVNQVNWDLINERQGSIEFIRQIILLKTETSAFSYPTYDEIYHHVFVHSAHEHSGWIVYEIHGEEHLLIVFNAKGDAFQFENAGNLELLVTNSPSDEENKVGGVSVSIFKVL; encoded by the coding sequence ATGTATAACTACCCTATGCGCATTCATTACCATCGCAAGAATGGTGAATACGATACCTGCTCTTTTGTAAAAAGTCAGGATCAACGAATTGATTTACTGACCTACAAAGAAGATTATTTTGGTGCCTTATTTAACTTTGAACACCCAAGTTCTTATGCCTTAGAAAGTTTGAATTTTGTAGTTCACACGGGCCAAACCAGTAAAGAGTATGCTATCCGTTTTAATTACTATCCTCTTTTAACAGAGGTCTGGATTTTGGAAGGGGATGATAGAATTTATTACTCTGAAAATCCTGCTATTGCTAGTCCTTTCTATAAAAATCAAAATCCTTTTGCCTTTGATAAGGCCATTAACAGTGCTAGTTTTGACCACCACTGGGGCTACCAAGGGGAATTGGGGTGCCGTGTAGAGAACAATCAGGCTCATTTCGCCCTCTGGGCTCCAACAGCGACAGAAGTGCAGGTTATTGTTTATGAATCAGCTACTAATGATGCACCTGTTTGGAAAACTTTTGATATGGAGAGAGGCAATAGCTACTCTTATAACCATAAAGACAATACAATCGGTGTTTGGAATTTGGATGTTGAGGAAGATTTGACTGGTAAGGCTTATCAGTATCAAGTCCAATTCCCTCATCACCAAACGGTGACACGCGATCCTTATACCATCGCGACCAGCCCTGATGGCAAACGTTCAGCTATTCTGAGTCATGCAGAAAAGCAAGTTGAAAACTTCGAGGTCAAGCACGGTTCAGAGGCTACTTGGCGTTTGACAAATCCATGTAAGGCAGTCATCTGTGAAATGCACATTCGTGATTTGACCAAATCACCGAGCTCAGGTGTAGATGAACATCTTCGAGGAACTTTCTTGGGTGCGGCTCAGACTGGGACAGTTAACCAGTACGGCCAGTCAACTTGTTTTGATTATATCAAGAAGCTAGGATATAATTATGTTCAATTGCAACCAATTGCAGACCGTCATAAAGAGTATGATGCGGATGGGAATGTAACCTACAACTGGGGTTATGACCCACAAAACTATAACGCACCAGAAACCAGCCTTTCAACAAACCCAGATGATCCAGCTCAGGTTATTCGTGATTTGAAGACCATGGTTCAAGCTTACCATGATGCGGGTATTGGTGTTATTATGGATGTGGTCTATAACCATACATTCTCAGTTGTTGATGCACCTTTCCAAACAACTGTCCCTGATTACTATTATCGTATGAATCCAGATGGTACCTTCCAGAATGGAACGGGTGTTGGAAATGAAACAGCCAGCGAACATGAAATGTTCCGTAAGTATATGATTGATTCTCTTCTATACTGGGTGCAAGAATACAATATTGACGGCTTCCGTTTTGACTTGATGGGGATTCATGATGTCAAGACTATGCAGATGATTCGTCAGAGTTTGGATGAAATTGACCCTAACATTATCCTCTATGGAGAAGGATGGGATATGGGAACAGGTCTTGCCCCTTATGATAAGGCCAAGAAAGACAACGCCTACGAAATGCCAAATATTGGTTTCTTTAATGACAATCAGCGTGATGCTGTCAAAGGTGGAGAAGTTTACGGTACTATCAAGTCAGGTTTTGTCAGTGGTGCTGCGACAGAGCCAATTCTTGCTAAAGCAATCCTTGGTAGTCGTGAATTAGGAACCTATACACATCCAAATCAAGTGCTTAACTATGTAGAAGCCCATGACAATTACAATCTTCACGATTTGTTGGCAACCCTTCATCCAGACCAAAGTTCAGAGCAAATCATGCGTAAAGTCGAAACTGCCACAGCCATGAATCTGCTCATGCAAGGGATGGCCTTTATGGAAATCGGTCAAGAATTCGGTCGTACCAAACTTGTTGCGACAGGTGAAAATGGTGAGCTGACTCATGATGATAGAGAGCGTGCTATGAATAGCTATAACGCTCCTGACAGTGTGAACCAAGTGAACTGGGACTTGATCAATGAGCGTCAAGGTAGTATTGAGTTTATCCGTCAAATTATTCTATTGAAGACAGAAACCAGTGCCTTTTCTTACCCTACTTATGATGAGATTTACCATCATGTTTTTGTTCATTCAGCTCACGAGCACAGTGGTTGGATTGTATATGAAATCCACGGGGAAGAACACCTATTGATCGTCTTTAATGCAAAAGGAGATGCGTTCCAGTTTGAAAATGCAGGAAATTTAGAACTCTTGGTGACCAATAGTCCTTCTGATGAGGAAAACAAAGTTGGTGGTGTCAGTGTTAGCATTTTTAAAGTGCTATAA
- a CDS encoding phosphoglucomutase (catalyzes the interconversion of alpha-D-glucose 1-phosphate to alpha-D-glucose 6-phosphate), translating into MSYQKNYQKWVDFAELPDYLRQDLENMDEKTKEDAFYTNLEFGTAGMRGLIGAGTNRINIYVVRQATEGLARLIESKGGNEKERGVAIAYDSRHFSPEFAFESAAVLAKHGIKSYVFESLRPTPELSFAVRHLNCFAGIMVTASHNPAPFNGYKVYGEDGGQMPPHDADALTTYIRAIENPFAVEVADVEAEKASGLIEVIGEAVDVEYLKEVKDVNINPALIEEFGKDMKIVYTPLHGTGEMLARRALAQAGFDSVQVVEAQATADPDFSTVKSPNPESQAAFALAEELGRQVGADVLVATDPDADRVGVEVLQKDGSYLNLSGNQIGAIMAKYILEAHKNAGTLPENAALCKSIVSTDLVTKIAESYGATMFNVLTGFKFIAEKIQEFEEKHNHTYMMGFEESFGYLIKPFVRDKDAIQAVLVVAELAAYYRSRGLTLADGIEEIYKEYGYYAEKTISVTLSGVDGAEQIKAIMAKFRNNAPKEWNTTAITVVEDFKAQTATTADGTVTNLTTPPSDVLKYTLADGSWIAVRPSGTEPKIKFYIAVVGETNEESQAKIANIEAEINAFVK; encoded by the coding sequence ATGTCTTACCAAAAAAATTACCAGAAATGGGTTGATTTTGCGGAACTTCCTGACTACCTTCGTCAAGATTTGGAAAATATGGACGAAAAAACTAAGGAAGATGCCTTCTATACAAATCTTGAATTTGGTACTGCAGGGATGCGTGGCTTGATTGGTGCTGGTACAAACCGCATCAACATCTACGTTGTTCGCCAAGCTACTGAAGGATTGGCTCGTTTGATTGAATCAAAAGGTGGAAATGAAAAAGAACGTGGTGTCGCAATCGCCTACGATAGCCGTCACTTCTCACCTGAGTTCGCCTTTGAATCTGCGGCAGTTCTTGCTAAACACGGTATCAAATCTTATGTATTTGAAAGCCTTCGTCCAACTCCAGAACTATCATTTGCAGTTCGTCACCTCAACTGTTTCGCTGGTATCATGGTCACAGCCAGCCACAACCCTGCACCATTTAACGGTTACAAGGTTTACGGTGAAGACGGTGGACAAATGCCTCCACACGATGCGGACGCGTTGACTACTTATATCCGTGCTATCGAAAACCCATTTGCAGTTGAAGTTGCTGATGTGGAAGCTGAAAAAGCTTCTGGCTTGATTGAAGTTATCGGCGAAGCTGTCGATGTAGAATACCTCAAAGAAGTCAAAGATGTAAACATCAACCCAGCCTTGATTGAAGAATTCGGTAAAGACATGAAAATTGTCTACACACCACTTCATGGTACTGGTGAAATGTTGGCTCGTCGTGCTCTTGCCCAAGCAGGATTTGACTCTGTTCAAGTCGTTGAAGCGCAAGCAACTGCTGACCCAGACTTCTCAACTGTAAAATCTCCAAACCCAGAAAGCCAAGCAGCCTTTGCACTTGCTGAAGAACTTGGTCGTCAAGTTGGTGCAGATGTTCTTGTCGCAACTGACCCTGATGCTGACCGTGTTGGTGTTGAAGTTCTTCAAAAAGATGGTAGCTACCTCAACCTTTCAGGTAACCAAATCGGTGCTATCATGGCTAAATACATCTTGGAAGCCCACAAAAACGCTGGAACTCTTCCTGAAAATGCAGCCCTATGTAAATCTATCGTATCAACTGACTTGGTAACGAAGATTGCTGAAAGCTACGGCGCAACTATGTTCAACGTTTTGACAGGTTTCAAATTCATCGCTGAAAAAATTCAAGAATTCGAAGAAAAACACAACCACACTTACATGATGGGATTTGAAGAAAGCTTCGGTTACTTGATTAAACCATTCGTACGTGATAAAGATGCTATCCAAGCTGTTCTAGTCGTTGCTGAACTTGCTGCCTACTACCGTTCACGTGGTTTGACCCTTGCTGACGGTATCGAAGAAATCTACAAAGAGTATGGCTACTACGCAGAAAAGACTATCTCTGTAACTCTTTCTGGTGTCGATGGTGCTGAACAAATCAAAGCAATTATGGCTAAATTCCGCAACAATGCTCCAAAAGAATGGAACACAACAGCTATCACTGTCGTAGAGGACTTCAAGGCTCAAACTGCTACTACTGCTGACGGAACTGTTACAAACTTGACAACTCCTCCAAGCGATGTGTTGAAATACACGCTTGCTGATGGTTCATGGATTGCCGTTCGCCCTTCAGGTACAGAACCAAAAATCAAGTTCTACATTGCAGTTGTAGGTGAAACCAACGAAGAATCACAAGCTAAGATTGCTAATATCGAAGCAGAAATCAATGCTTTTGTAAAATAA
- the ligA gene encoding DNA ligase (NAD(+)) LigA (this protein catalyzes the formation of phosphodiester linkages between 5'-phosphoryl and 3'-hydroxyl groups in double-stranded DNA using NAD as a coenzyme and as the energy source for the reaction; essential for DNA replication and repair of damaged DNA; similar to ligase LigB) produces the protein MNKRMNELVALLNRYATEYYTSDKPSVSDSEYDRLYRELVELETAYPHKVLADSPTHRVGGKVLDGFEKYSHQYPLYSLQDAFSREELDAFDARVRKELAHPTYICELKIDGLSISLTYEKGILVAGATRGDGSIGENITENLKRVKDIPLTLPEELDITVRGECYMPRASFDQVNQTRQENGEPEFANPRNAAAGTLRQLDTAVVAKRNLATFLYQEASPSTRDSQEKVLKHLEQLGFVVNPKRILAETIDEIWNFIQEVGQERENLPYDIDGVVIKVNDLAGQEELGFTVKAPKWAVAYKFPAEEKEAQLLSVDWTVGRTGVVTPTANLTPVQLAGTTVSRATLHNVDYIAEKDIRKDDTVIVYKAGDIIPAVLRVVESKRISEEKLDIPKNCPSCDSDLLHFEDEVALRCINPRCPAQIMEGLIHFASRDAMNITGLGPSVVEKLFAANLVKDVADIYRLKEDDFLLLDGVKEKSAGKLYQAIQASKENSAEKLLFGFGIRHVGSKASQLLLQHFHSIENLAQADPEEVASIESLGGVIAKSLQTYFATEGSEILLRELKEAGVNLDYKGQTVVADAALSGLTVVLTGKLERLKRSEAKSKLESLGAKVTGSVSKKTDLVVAGADAGSKLQKAQELGIEVRDEAWLESL, from the coding sequence ATGAATAAAAGAATGAATGAGTTAGTCGCCTTGCTCAATCGATATGCGACTGAGTACTATACCAGCGATAAACCATCGGTTTCAGACAGTGAGTATGACCGCCTTTACCGTGAGTTGGTTGAGTTAGAAACTGCCTATCCACATAAAGTATTAGCAGATAGTCCGACCCATCGTGTTGGTGGCAAGGTTTTAGATGGTTTTGAAAAATACAGTCATCAGTATCCTCTTTATAGTTTGCAGGATGCTTTTTCACGTGAGGAGCTTGATGCTTTTGATGCGCGTGTTCGTAAGGAACTAGCTCATCCAACCTATATTTGTGAGCTGAAAATCGATGGCTTATCTATCTCACTAACTTATGAAAAGGGGATTTTGGTTGCTGGGGCAACACGTGGAGATGGTTCTATTGGGGAGAATATCACAGAAAATCTTAAGCGTGTTAAGGACATTCCATTGACTTTACCAGAAGAACTAGATATCACGGTTCGTGGGGAATGTTATATGCCACGCGCTTCTTTTGACCAGGTTAATCAAACTCGCCAAGAAAATGGAGAGCCTGAATTTGCCAATCCTCGTAATGCGGCAGCAGGAACACTACGTCAGCTGGATACAGCAGTAGTAGCCAAGCGTAATCTTGCGACTTTCTTATATCAAGAAGCCAGTCCTTCAACTCGTGACAGCCAAGAAAAAGTGTTGAAGCACCTTGAACAACTAGGTTTTGTGGTTAATCCTAAGCGAATCTTGGCTGAAACCATAGATGAAATCTGGAATTTTATCCAAGAAGTAGGACAGGAACGGGAAAACCTGCCTTATGATATCGATGGGGTGGTGATCAAGGTAAATGACCTAGCAGGTCAAGAAGAACTTGGCTTTACCGTTAAGGCTCCAAAGTGGGCTGTAGCCTACAAGTTTCCTGCTGAGGAAAAAGAAGCTCAGCTCCTGTCAGTTGACTGGACAGTTGGCCGAACGGGTGTTGTGACTCCAACTGCCAATCTGACTCCCGTTCAGCTTGCTGGGACAACAGTTAGTCGTGCGACTCTGCACAATGTAGATTATATTGCTGAAAAAGATATCCGCAAAGACGATACGGTTATCGTCTATAAGGCTGGAGATATCATCCCTGCAGTCTTGCGTGTGGTAGAGTCCAAACGGATTTCTGAAGAAAAACTAGATATCCCAAAAAACTGCCCAAGTTGTGATTCTGACTTGTTGCACTTTGAAGATGAAGTGGCCCTCCGTTGTATCAATCCACGTTGCCCTGCCCAAATCATGGAAGGTTTGATTCACTTTGCCTCTCGAGATGCCATGAATATTACAGGTCTTGGTCCATCAGTAGTTGAAAAGCTTTTTGCTGCCAATCTGGTTAAGGATGTGGCGGACATTTATCGCTTGAAAGAAGATGATTTTCTCCTTTTAGATGGTGTCAAGGAAAAGTCAGCTGGTAAACTGTATCAGGCCATCCAAGCATCTAAGGAAAATTCTGCCGAGAAACTCTTGTTTGGTTTTGGAATTCGCCATGTCGGCAGCAAAGCCAGTCAGCTCTTACTTCAACATTTCCACTCAATTGAAAATCTGGCTCAGGCAGATCCAGAGGAAGTGGCTAGTATTGAAAGTTTGGGTGGTGTGATTGCCAAGAGTCTTCAGACTTATTTTGCGACAGAGGGCTCTGAGATTCTCCTCAGAGAATTGAAAGAAGCCGGGGTTAATCTGGACTATAAAGGACAGACAGTAGTTGCGGATGCAGCCTTGTCAGGTTTGACCGTTGTATTGACAGGAAAATTGGAACGTCTCAAGCGCTCAGAAGCTAAAAGCAAACTCGAAAGTCTGGGTGCCAAGGTAACAGGCAGTGTTTCTAAAAAGACCGACCTTGTCGTTGCTGGTGCAGATGCTGGAAGTAAACTTCAAAAAGCACAGGAACTTGGAATTGAAGTTCGAGATGAAGCTTGGTTAGAAAGTCTGTAA
- a CDS encoding multidrug ABC transporter ATP-binding protein, with protein MIILQANKIERSFAGEVLFDNINLQVDERDRIALVGKNGAGKSTLLKILVGEEEPTSGEINKKKDISMSYLAQDSRFESENTIYDEMLHVFDDLRQTEKQLRQMELEMGEKSGEDLDKLMSDYDRLSENFRQAGGFTYEADIRAILNGFKFDESMWQMKIAELSGGQNTRLALAKMLLEKPNLLVLDEPTNHLDIETIAWLENYLVNYSGALIIVSHDRYFLDKVATITLDLTKHSLDRYVGNYSRFVELKEQKLATEAKNYEKQQKEIAALEDFVNRNLVRASTTKRAQSRRKQLEKMERLDKPEAGKKSANMTFQSEKTSGNVVLTVENVAIGYDGEILSEPINLDLRKMNAVAIVGPNGIGKSTFIKSIVEQIPFIKGEKRFGANVEVGYYDQTQSKLTPSNTVLDELWNDFKLTPEVEIRNRLGAFLFSGDDVKKSVGMLSGGEKARLLLAKLSMENNNFLILDEPTNHLDIDSKEVLENALIDFDGTLLFVSHDRYFINRVATHVLELSENGSTLYLGDYDYYVEKKAEVEMTQAEEASTSNQAKEPSPVNDYQAQKESQKEVRKLMRQIESLEAEIEELESQSQAISEQMLETNDAEKLMELQAELDKIIHRQEEAMLEWEELSEQV; from the coding sequence ATGATTATTTTACAAGCTAATAAAATTGAACGATCTTTTGCTGGAGAGGTTCTTTTTGATAATATCAACCTGCAGGTTGATGAACGAGACAGGATTGCTCTTGTTGGGAAAAATGGAGCAGGTAAGTCTACTCTTTTGAAGATTTTGGTTGGAGAAGAGGAGCCAACTAGTGGAGAAATCAATAAGAAAAAGGATATTTCTATGTCTTACCTAGCTCAAGATAGCCGTTTTGAGTCTGAAAATACCATCTACGATGAGATGCTTCATGTCTTTGATGACCTGCGTCAAACTGAGAAACAACTTCGTCAGATGGAGTTGGAGATGGGTGAAAAATCTGGTGAGGATTTGGATAAACTGATGTCAGATTACGACCGTTTATCTGAAAATTTTCGCCAAGCAGGCGGCTTTACCTATGAAGCTGATATTCGAGCGATTTTAAATGGATTCAAGTTTGACGAGTCTATGTGGCAGATGAAAATTGCCGAGCTTTCTGGTGGTCAAAATACTCGTTTGGCGCTGGCCAAAATGCTCCTTGAAAAGCCAAACCTCTTGGTCTTGGACGAGCCAACCAACCACTTGGATATTGAAACCATTGCCTGGCTAGAGAATTACTTGGTAAACTATAGCGGTGCCCTCATTATTGTCAGCCACGACCGTTATTTCTTGGACAAGGTTGCAACGATTACGCTGGATTTGACCAAGCATTCCTTGGATCGCTATGTGGGGAATTACTCTCGTTTTGTTGAGTTGAAGGAGCAAAAACTAGCTACTGAAGCAAAAAACTATGAAAAGCAACAGAAGGAAATCGCTGCTCTGGAAGATTTTGTCAACCGCAATCTAGTCCGAGCTTCAACGACCAAACGTGCCCAATCTCGCCGTAAACAATTGGAAAAAATGGAGCGTTTGGACAAACCTGAAGCTGGTAAGAAATCAGCCAATATGACCTTCCAGTCTGAAAAAACGTCGGGCAATGTTGTTCTGACTGTTGAAAACGTGGCTATTGGCTATGATGGGGAAATATTGTCAGAGCCTATCAATCTAGACCTTCGTAAGATGAATGCTGTCGCTATTGTTGGTCCAAATGGTATTGGAAAGTCAACCTTTATCAAATCTATCGTGGAGCAGATTCCTTTTATCAAGGGAGAAAAACGCTTTGGTGCCAATGTTGAGGTTGGTTACTATGACCAAACCCAAAGTAAGCTAACACCAAGTAATACGGTACTTGATGAACTTTGGAATGATTTTAAACTGACACCGGAAGTTGAAATTCGTAACCGTCTAGGTGCCTTCCTTTTCTCAGGAGATGATGTTAAAAAATCAGTAGGCATGCTGTCTGGTGGCGAGAAAGCTCGTTTGCTTTTGGCTAAATTGTCTATGGAAAACAACAACTTCCTGATTCTTGACGAACCAACCAACCACTTGGATATTGATAGCAAGGAAGTGTTGGAAAATGCCTTGATTGACTTCGATGGAACTCTTCTATTCGTCAGCCACGACCGTTACTTTATCAATCGTGTGGCAACTCATGTACTGGAATTGTCTGAGAATGGTTCGACTCTTTACCTGGGAGATTATGACTACTATGTTGAGAAGAAAGCAGAAGTAGAAATGACTCAGGCTGAGGAAGCTTCAACCAGCAATCAAGCAAAAGAACCGAGCCCAGTTAATGATTATCAAGCTCAGAAAGAAAGTCAAAAAGAGGTTCGTAAACTTATGCGACAAATTGAAAGTCTAGAAGCTGAAATCGAAGAGTTAGAAAGTCAAAGCCAAGCCATTTCTGAACAAATGTTGGAAACAAACGATGCCGAAAAACTGATGGAATTGCAGGCTGAACTGGACAAAATCATCCACCGTCAGGAAGAAGCTATGCTTGAGTGGGAAGAATTATCAGAGCAGGTGTAA